A region of the Haematobia irritans isolate KBUSLIRL chromosome 5, ASM5000362v1, whole genome shotgun sequence genome:
ACAGGAATTGATGATCCCATTATGACATTATCGAAAAATGGCATGAAACGTATACGCTTCTTCaagaccatgtttttatattttccaatttCGAATGAAGGTGATGAGTATCTGACACATTATCGAGAACAAAACCAACTCTATGAGAATGTACAGCGGATATATGCTTGGATATGGCGTAAACAATTCACCAATACTTTATTGATTACGGTTAACAATAATGTCTTCGTCCATGATCCCTATCCCACAAGGCATGTGGTGAATGTTACCTCAAATTGGACCAGGGAGACATTTTTCCAGGACTATAGTGTTGACTTCAAGGGCTATGTTATCAATTCTCCCATACGTTACGATTTGCCCAGGGTATTTTATATGAAGGGACCCCGATATGGGCTGGGAAAAAAGATGCCCCAGATCAGTGGGGTTTCGGGAAAACTTTTTATGGTTTTTCTCGATCACATCAATGCTAGATTTAATCGAAATTCCACCGATGGCCATGAAAACGATGCAGTCAATGTCACAGAAACCATTCACCTAATAGATAAGAAACATCTGGAGATCAGTATGAATTCATTTACTGGCATTATAGGATCCAATATTGGCAATAGCTATCCCATAGGCATTAATGATTGGTGCATGATGGTTCCCTATCGCAATGAATCCCCTGCCCATCTCTTTCTAAAAAAAAGCTTTCGTAAATTCAGCTGGTTTCTAATGTGCTTTAGTGTATTGTATATAACTTTGGGAGTGTGGTTATGTTCTCCCCCGTATTCACGTGATCTGGGAATGTCCTTTCTCCAGGGCATTTGTTCCATCTTATTGATATCTCCCCTGAGAGTCTTAAATGTTCCCACCGTTCGTATGCGTTTCATATTCGTTCTACTCTTCATTATGGGGTTCTTCATTACCAATCTTTATTTGACAAAGATGGCCAGCTTTCTAACAGCTTCTCCAGAGCTACCACAAATCAATACCGTGGACGATGTTGTCCGGGACCAGCTGCGTATTATCATAACCAATTATGAATATGAAATAATGCttacaaagaatttttctgcTGATTTTATGAGCCTAATGGTCCCCGTTAGCAAAGCTGAAATGGATGCTCATCGCGATCGCTTCGATACTTCCTATGGCTATAGCATACAAACGGATCGTTGGGATTTCCTAAGccttcaacaaaaatttatgcATAAGCCTCTATTTCGCCTCTCGGAGATTTGTATGGGGCCCTTCTATCACATATTTCCCATTCAAGGGGACTCACATTTGGCTAGGCCTCTTCAGCGTTTTATCATGACTGCTTCTCAACATGGCCTTATGTCCCATTGGAATAATGAAGCCTTCGCCGATGCTTGGTACTTGGACTATGTCCATTTAATAGTTGAACATAAATCGGTGGTCCCATTGAGTATGAGTTTCTTTCGTTCCATATTGCTAGTATGGTGGTTTGGTTTGATACTTAGTGGTTTGGTATTTTGTTTGGAAGTCAAGGGATTACAAGAATGGCAGAGATTAGTAAGAGTTTGGAAGCGTATAAAAGATATATGGAGTAGAATTTAAGTCTTAAATTAACATGAAATGTAATGCAAAACCGTTCTCATTGTAAATAAAGAGTCTATAGTCATAAGAAATTTAAAGAGTCCTCTGAAACAAATGGGTCataattattgaaataaaatcatcATCAGTTTGTTGTATTATCATTATGGGGGTTATGGTTACGAAATGATCTCGTCCTTATGGAATTGGAAACTCATGAATTTATCGAATTGTAATAATAATCCAGAGTTGATAGGAACTTCGATTTACAGTTGGTTGGGTAAAGATAAATACGTCGATTTATGGAAGGTCAAGAACTGCTGTTTTTGGGAGTTAATGACAACCACGATTTGTAAGTAATCCGAAAAATGTTGTTATGTATTTTCAGTTTTCCCACAGCTTATGGGGATTAGAAAATTGATTTGCAGATAATAGGTTAATAGTGATTCGTCAAGTGTCTAATGTGAATTAAAACTCGGACACCAACCAAATACTCTAGCCAAACTTAATCCCGACAGACAGCAAACTCGGAAAAGGAGAAATATCGACAGagacttcaaatataaaaactaGAGTTCCATCAATGCGTTCCACTGGTCTAGATTTCCACCACTGAGTTCTAAGTATCTAGAGTCCTATATCGGAGTCCTTCGGATCTACAGTCCCATCACTAAGTTCTTCAGATCTGGAGATCTGTCACTGAGCTCTTCGGTTATttggatctacagttccactAAGTTCCTCTGATCTAGAGTTCCATCATTTAGTTCAACCACTGAATTCTGAGTATCGAGAGTTCTATACCAGAGTACTTCGGATCTAGAGTTCCATCACTAAGATCTTCAGTTCTTCTGGAGATTCGTCACTGAGCTCTTCGGTtattcggatctacagttccatcactgaATTCTCCTGACCTAGAGATTCACCACTGAATTCTCCGGATCTAGAGTTCCACCGCTGATTTCTAAGTATCTAGAGTTCCATACCGGATTCATTCGGATCTAGAGTTCCATCACTAAGTTTTTCAGATCTGGAGATCCGTCACTGAACTCTTCGATTATTCGGATCTACAGTTACACTACTGATTTCTTCGGATCTAGAGTTATATCGCTGAGTACTTCTGATATACAGTTCCTCTGATCTAGAGTTCCATCATTGCGTTCCGCTGGTCTAGATTTCCACCACTCAGTTCTAATTATCTAGGGTCCCATACCGTAGTCCTTCGGATCAACAGTTCCATCACTAAGTTCTTCAGATCTGGAGATCTGTCACTGAGCTCTTCGGTTATTCGGATCTACAGTTACACTactgagttcttcggatctaGAGTTATATCGCTGAGTACTTCTGATATACAGTTCCACCGCTGAGTTCCTCTGATCTAGAGTTCCATCATTGCGTTCCGCTGGTCTAGATTTCCACCAATGAGTTCTAAGTATCTAGGGTCCCATACCGGAGtccttcggatctacagttccatcaCTAAGTTCTTCAGATCTGGAGATCTGTCACTGAGCTCCTCGGTtattcggatctacagttccatGGCTGAATTCTCCTGACCTAGAGATTCACCACTGAGTTATTCAGATCTACAGTTCCATCACAAAGTTCCTCGTATTTAGAGTTCCATCACTCAGCTCTTCGGATCTAGATATCCGTCACTGAACTCTTCGGTTATTCGGGTCTAAAGTTGCACTACTGAGTTCTTCAGATCTAGAGTTGTATCGCTGAGTTCTTCTGATCCAGAGTTCCATCATTGAGTTGCGCGGGTATAGAATTCCACCACTGTGCTCTAAGTATCTAGAGTTCCATACCAGAGTCCTTCGGATCTAGAGTTCCATCGCTAAGTTCTTCGGGTTTATAGCTCCACCAAAAAGTTATTCGAATATACTTTTCGACCACCGAGTTATACGGATCTAGAGTTCCTTCACAGAGTTTCTCGTATCTAGAGTTTCACCACTGATTTCTTCGGATCTATAATTCCGTCACTAAGCTCTTCGGGTCTACATTTCCACCACTGAATTATTGGATATATAGCTTCATCTTAGAGTTTTTCGGATTTGGAGTTCAACCATTGAGCTCTTCGTATCTAGAATTGTATCACTGAGTTTCTCTGACCTAGAGTTTCACCACTGAGTTATAGGGATCTAAAGTTCCACCATGGATCTAGAGTTCCATCACAGAATCCCTGGCATCTTGAGTTCCATCAATTAGTTATTCGGATATACATTTCGTCCGATGCGTTATTTGGATCTATGGTTCCATACCATAGTTCTTCGGATCTAGAGTTCAATTATTAAGTTCTTCttcttttaagctgagatcaaaaacaacaataaattctTCGGAATTATAGTTCCACCACAGAGTTATTCGGATGTACATTTCGAACACTGAGTACTTGGGATCTACAAGTCCGTCAGTGAGCTCTTGAGTTCTACTTTACCACCACTAAATTATTTGGATCTATAGTTCCATCTTTGAGCATTTTGGATCTAGAGTTCAACCACTGAGTTCGGATCCAGAGATTCACCATTAAGTTTGTCGGATATATACTTCCACCACTGAGTTCATCCGATCTAGAGTTCCATACCAGCACCCTTGGAATCTAGAGTTCCATTACTAAGTTCTTCGGGTGTATAGTTCCACCACACAGTTATTCGGATATACATTTCGAccactgagttcttcggatctaGAGTTCCGTCATTGAGCtcttcgaattacttggatctaGAGTTCCATCTTTGAGTTATTCGGATCTAGAGTTCAACCACTGAGTTCGGGTCTAGAGTTTCACCACTGAGTTTTTCGGATGTAAAGTTCCATcactgagttcttcggatctGCTTCCTCACCACAGAGTTCTTCGGATCCACAGTTCAATTACTGCGGTTTTCGGATTTTTAGTTCCACTACTGAGTTCTTGATGTATAGAGTTCCACCAGTAAACTCTTCTTGATCAATCCAATCACTGAGTTGTTCTATCTACCGTTCTACaactaggttaggtatagtagcaCCACGttatttcaggcttacttagactattcagttcattgggataccacagtggtgaacttgtaTCTTATaattgagtgctgccctattctatgtttagctagtttttatagccgagtccgaatgtcgGCGATACGTTACGGTGAAACCACTCAGAGAAGTATTAAAGCACTCAAaagtgtcaccagcattactaagaagGGATaaaccactgctgaaaaactttttggtgttcgattgaAACTGGAATGGCACCCGGGACCCTATGTATACAAGGCAGGTATGCTAACCACCATGGTGGCTTCCACCCCTAAGTTCTTCAGATTAAAGTGCCACCACTGAATTCTTTTGTTCTAGTTTCCTCAGAAATGTCGTGAGACGAGAATTGACGTGATTCAATATTGGATGTGATTGACGTGATTCTTCGGATGTAGAATATGTGATTTCTGCTTATGCATTTGCATGCATATAACCCATGTCCATAAGTTGCTTTTAcagatattatagaaaattcctttgaatttcatgtaaaATCACAATAAAAgactaaagaaaaatatttcacatttCAACAGCCTACGTTTTAATAATAGAGTAGTCACCATTAACAACAAAGTTGCACCTGGACAGTCGTTTACAAAAGGTTTGTGTAGGAGGAAACCAAACAAACATACGACAAAGTCTCACCACCACCCCTCAAGCCATTGAATTATGTACCTTACTGCAGTAATTAAGGGATATTTGCAAATCGCATGTAcgcaaaaaagtaaataaacaaaaatactttTGCAATTTGAAATTCACAACTATGTATCTGTAATTCTGTGTACatattaaattatgaaaatatgggCGTAGTTAACATTTTTAGAGGTGGTATTGAAACCAACTGAACGAggtggaaaaaaaaaacttactagACGTCTTCAAACTTTGCGCCAAAGTGAAGTTGGTCTGCTGAATTTAGCAGTACATTCGAAGACTTATCATCCTATGTGAGACATATGTCCACATTTGTGGCGTTAACATAAAGGCGCCTATTCAGTCATCTAGAGATTACATATCGTGGGAAAAAGATAATTTTCTGAGGCGCATCTGAGTGTGATAGTCTCAGATCCACTGGGATTCGTCCATCATTGGGGTCTTTGATATAGTTATTAATTCATTCTTGACCTGTTCTGAAGTTGAACCTGGCGTGTTTAGTTTCTTTTTCAGACTATGGTGTATTCCTAAAGGCGACATATTTTAGGTGGTCTATCTTACTGCACTTGATCAAGTGCTGGTGGtagaggaacgtgttggtcatatcattcatcaatatttggatatgcggaagctctgtgcaaaatgggtgcaatggatgaaacatggctccatcactacactcctgagtccaatcgacagtcggctgagtggacagcgaccggtgaatcgtctccgaagcgtggaaagactcaaaagtccgctggcaaagtaatggcctctgttttttgggatgctcatggaataatttttatcgattatcttgagaagggaaaaaccatcaacagtgactattatatagcgtttttagagcgtttgaaggtcgaaatcgcggcaaaaccatatgaagaagaaaaaagtgttgttccaccaagacaacgcaccgtgccacaagtcattgagaacgatggcaaaaattcatgaattgggcttcgaattgctgccccacccaccgtattctccagatctggccaccagcgactttttcttgttctcagacctcaaaaggattctcgcagggaaaaaatttggcagcaatgaagaggtgatcgccgaaacggaggcctatattgaggcaaaaccgaaggagtactaccaaaatggtatcaaaaattggaaggccattataatcgttgtatcgctcttgaagggaattatgttgaataataaaaacgaattttgacaaaaaaaaatgtgtttttctttgttagaccggggacttatcagccaacctgttatttataACTATTCGCAACATTGTTGTCCCACTTTCATTTGCCATTACATAATCCAGGAGTTTGAATGTCTGCTGGCCTTTAGGTAGTTTACCTACCTAATAGTTTCTTGAGATCCGTTTACAGATCATAGCTCTAGAGACCGTTTCACACCGATGAAGGTTTATTTGGATCATACTTCCTCCTCCAGTAGAATAACTGTTTGGGATCCGATATATGTTCACTTTTCTGTGATAGGCTACTTGAAGTTTCAATATCCATTTTATAATTCGGGATTTTATAACTGACCAGTTCCACTAGTACCTGCTCCGATGTAAGTGAATCTGAATAAGTTGGATCCAATTTTAGGATTCGCTCTCATTTATCCTCACTTCTTTATTTTGTCGACCCAAACCCTCATTACTCCATTCTTTCGCGACCTTACGGCCACATTCTAATATGAAAACTGTAATCTGTAATCTTTACTGGTTTCGGTGCGACCAGTCCACTTTAAAACGCCATGGTCAACAACAGGAGCTAGATTTTGAATATGCAATTTATTACCTGGACTCTTGGCCCGCTTTCGCTGGTCATTGTAAATTTTATCAGTAACCAGTGTCATTAGTGTTTGCTGTTGTTTCATTCCGCTCTTAGTGTAGTGTAGTGGAAACCCAAAACCTCATGAATCTATTCTATCACGAACTTGCTGCCACATCCCCCAATCATCGTCAATTGTGGGATATATTCCCTCCTCAATAGTTCCGCTTTGGAACATCAACATCAACATGAAGAGGTAGCTCTGCAATcagcaaatttatttttctaaaaatcagAGCTCTACTTACCATTTCACTCCGGTGCAGGTTAATCTGGATTATTGGGCTCATATGTTACTTCCTCTAATCAATACCTCCTAAATCCATTCTGTCGCGTACTTACTGCCCCATCCTTTTATTCATATTGTTGACTTTGTCAGTTGTGGAATATTCTTCCTCCTCACTGGCTTCAGTGTGAACCATCCGCTTTGAAACGCCAagattaatgcgctttacaggctATCAGttatccggacggaatgtcggtgtttttaatgaatcttacagtgtgtcggatcgatacgacttgtcggcgatgactaaataatcggtaaatatgttatcgatcccataaacatgcagcagtatcgattatgccttcgaacTTAacataacttataatgtgcacgatatatgggatatgttcgacacgagcactgtcatccggaataactgatagtctgaaaAGCGCATAACAGGAACATGTAGCTctggaatttgaaatttattatcTAGACTGCTGTCGTAGTTTCGCTATTCATAAGATAATCCTGGATTCTATTACTAACCAATGCCATTAGTCCCTGCTGGTATTTAAGTAGTTTGGGAGCCTCCgtggtgaaatggttagcatgcccgccttgcatacacaaggtcgtgggttcgattactgctttgacctaacaccaaaaactttttcaatgtggaacgccgttcggactcagctgtaaaaagtaggtcccttgtcattgagcttaacatggaatcgggcagcactcagttttaagagataagttcaccaatgtggtatcacaatggactgaatagtctaagtgagcctgatacatcgggctgtcacctaacataacctaacctaggtagtTTACAAACGATAGGATAGCTTCGTGGGATTATTCTACACATCAGACGTTGGTTACCTTTCATTATCTGGTTCATTTGGATTATCTGGTATATTTGGATTATACTATTTCCTCCAGtagtttcattttttggggttcATTTTTTGACATTCAATCTTTTATCTTGTAGATCCAAATATATactttgaaatttgatttttttgtttgttttctttgctCCTTTATATTTTCGATCCGGCATTTCCTGCATTAATTTGTCCACACACTTTCTGGCACATACTTTGAAGCAGAAACTTCGTCAGTTGTGCGATATCTTATCTCCTCACTAGTTGCAGTATGATCCATTTGTTTTCAAACTCAACGTTAGGGGATAGCTTTGAAACTTAAATTTATTATGTGAATTGTTGGCCCGTCTTCATTACCCATTACATAATGCTAGATTTTATTACTGACCAGTGCCTTTAGTGCCTGTTGCAGTTATGGTACTTTACATTGTGGGATTCTTCTACACATCAGTGGTTTCTACTGATGGCTTGATTATTTGCATCATACTTCTTTCTCCAGTAGGATAAATGCTTGGGATTCCATTTCTCTTGTCCTTCCTAGGCTTGTCTTTACTTCACATTCAATCTTTTATTTTGTAGACCCAAACATATACTTTGGGTTTCGATCTCAGTAATCCTTTCTCCTTATTTTGAAGATCATTAATCTGGCGATCCTTTATTTTGTCGACCCAACATCTCCAGTATAAATTTTGCCGCGTACTTGCTATTCTAACCTTCTTTTCAGACTGTAGGTAGTGTGCCTAATCGATAGGATTTTTGGGATTATTCTACACATCAGGGTCCCGGTTTACGTTTCACACTGGTATAAGTTAATCTCAATAATTCGATCTATATTATTCTTTCTGTGATAGAGCTGCCATTTCTGCGCATTCAagcatttatttttgttaacccAAAATCTTAAGAATGCAATCCATCGAGAGCTTCGTGGGAGCCGCAgctgtgtaatggttagcatgtcaacCTTGCCTACAAAGAGTAATttgttcaatcccagttccgaccgaacattaaaaagtttttcagcgatggatcagATCAGACCACCAGAAATGCTGGACTCATTTCTAGGTTGTTCAAAAcgtctcaaagtggtttcagcACAAGGAGAAACGGTgaccggactcggttataaaaaggaggccccttttACATGGAATCGGATAGCATTcgttgataagaaagaagttcaccatttgtggtatcacaatggactgtatagtctaggttaaagtggcagcccgattaattttcaggctcacttagactattcagtccattgtatagtctaagtgagcctgaaacaaagGGCTGTCATAATCCTTAAtccgaacgccgttcggactcggctataaaaaggaggtaccttgtcattgagcttaacatggaatcgggcagcactcagtgataagagagaagttcaccaatgtggtatcacaatggacggggtgccacctaacttaaccaaACTTAACATTCTCCTCACTACTTCTAATGTGATCCATCCGCTTTGGAACCGAATTAATGGTATTCTTTTGATTATACTTTCTCCTCCAGTAGCAAAGCTTTTTGGGATTCGATCCCTATTTTCCTTCCTGTGATAGGCTTGTCATTACTTCACATTCCATCTTTTATTTTGAAGATCTAAGTATATAATTTGGGATTCGATCTCATTTATTCTTTCTCTCCTTCTCTCCAGCATGAACTCTGCCGCGTACTTACTGCCCTAACCTTATATTCAGACTGTAGGTAGTTTACCTAATTGATAGGATATCTTCTTAGGATTATTCTAAATATCAGAGCCGTAGTATCCGTTTCACTCCGGTGTAGGTTAATCCGGATAATTCGATCTCTTTTATCTTTTTTGTGAAAGAGCTGCTATTTCTGCGCATCCAAGCATTTATTGTTGTGGACCCAAAACCTCAAGAATGTAATTCATCGGGAACTTGGGGAGGAGCCACAGTTGTGTAATGGTTACCATGTCAGCCTTGCATAAAAAGAGTCGTTTGTTCCATCCCAGTTTAGATTGGATTATCCTCCATCAAAAATGCTGAAGACATTTCTAGGTTGTTCAAAacgtctctaagtggtttcaccgcgaaACAGAGaaacggactcggttataaaaagcaggtcccttaaacatggaatcgggaagcaTTCGTTGATAACAGAGTAGTCCACCATTTGTGGTATCACAGAGGAATATCGAAATATCGGGCTGTTACTAtccttaacctaaccttctccTCACTACTTTCAGTGTGATCCATAAGCTTTGGAACCCATTTAATGGTATTCTTTGGATTTTATTTTCTCTTCCAGTAGAAAAGCGCTTTGGGATTCGACCCCTGTTCTCCTTGTGAGGGGCTTGTCATTACTTCACATTCcatcttttattttatagatctAAGTATATAATTTGGGATTCGATCTCATTTATTCTTTCTCTCCTGCTCTCCAGCATGAACTCTGCCGCGTAATTACTGCCCTTACCTTATATTCAGACTGTAAGTAGTTTACCTAATTGCAAAGCGGTTTGGGATTCGATCCCTATTCTCCTTTTGAGAGGCTTGTTCATTACTTCACATTCCATCTTTTATTTTGAAGATCTAAGTATATAATTTGGGATTCGATCTCATTTATTCTTTCTCTCCTTCTCTCCAGCATGAACCCTTCGTACTTGCTGCCATAACCTTATATTCAGACTGTGGGTAGTTAACCTAATTGATATGGTAGCTTCTTAGGATTATTCTAAATATCAGAGCCCCTGGCTTCAGTTTTACTCCGGTGTAGATTAATCTGGATAATTCGATCTATTTTATCCGTTTTGTGAAAGAGCTGCTTGACCCaaaacctcagtggattcgcccGCTTGCTGTTCTTTCGTCAGTTGTGGGATATCCTCTATCACTAGTGAGGATGCCATAAAACGCATCATGAGAAAGGCTTCAATCCTCGACATATTTTGTGAACTTTATTAGCCACAAGTTAATCCGggattttattattaaactGTTCCTCTATGTCGGCCTGGTAGCCTTTACTTAGTTTGCCCCCACTAGAAAACGACGCTTTATCAAATTAACTCTCTCTtgctttaaacattttttatacctctACGCTACAACATCTCTGGACAATTAATTAGCTacctattaaaacaaaatagctAAGTACTTTATCACATTGTTGACAAATAAAAGTTAAtgattttataaacaaataattgCTGAGTATTGCTGTATTAACCATAGAGGAAAACAGTTCAATAAAATGTCTCTAAATACTACGGTGGCCCTATTATTACTGGCATCGAATGCATCCCGGATGTCCGATGAAAcaataccaaaaatggtgaatagCAGTTTTCTCATTGAGGTGGTGGCCAGTATTCATGATTTgtataattttgagaattttgtatttttcgtaTCACCCTATTTGGCTGTGGATTCGAAAATAGCacaagattttctttatggATTTCTATTGCATTTTCCCATGGTACCTCGGGCAATGATGGTAAATACGACATGGACTATGCGGGGTGTTATGCGAACACCCTGCCTATGCCTGATATTGACGACACACGAAGATGATCCCATTATGGAAGTGGCAGCCCAGGGTATGCATGGCATTCGATATTACAAAACCGTTTTTGTTCTCTTCCCCACCTATGAAATTGacgaagaaaataattttgtggaagAGTATATATTCTCGGAGCGTATACGTGTATTCTACGAATGGATATGGAATGTGCAGTTTATCAATTCGTTGCTGGTGACCATAGACAATATGGTTTTCATACAGGAACCCTATCCGGAGACGAGAGTTATCAATCTGACGGGGAACTGGAGTGGTCATAGTTTCTTTATACCCTATCGCAATGATTTCAAAGGATATGTCATAAGTACCCCAATAAGACATGACTTCCCCAGGGTATTCTATTTGACCCGTCTACCCAAAGGCCTCAAGATCCCCCACAGGGTAAGTGGAGTTTCTGGAAAACTTTTCATTAGCTTTGTGGAACACATAAATGCTACCTTTGCCGAATATGATACCAATCATTTGGAAACTGAACCTGTGGAATTGGATCGTGTCATTGAAATGGTGAATAACAAAGAATTGGAAATTAGTTTACACACCTACACCGATATGCTGAAGATTACGGCAGGCAATAGTTATCCGATAGGTATAAATGATTGGTGCATAATGGTACCATTTCTCAATCGTTCCAATGAATATTCGTATCTAAGGAAAAGTTTTCGTTCATTTTCCTGGATTTTATTATGCATGGCCATCATTTATGTGACCTTGGGCATCTGGCTATGCTGtccccctcacgaaagagatgtgAGTTTGTGTCTGCTGCAGGCTATAAGTTCCATGCTTAATATTTTGCCTTTGAGAATGTTTACGCTGCCAAATCATCGCCTACGTTTCTTGTATCTGCTACTCTTCATTTGGGGTTTCTTCATTACCAATCTATATGTCTCGAAAATGGCCAGTTATTTAACTGCTTCTCCCACGAAATCACAAATCGATACTGTCGAGGATGTAATCCAAGCTAAATTACCTATTATGATAATGTCCTATGAATATGAAGTTCTTAAGGCttataatttttctaaagaatttctgGACTTGGTGGTGAATGCCTCTACAAAAGGTGAAATGGATGAACACAGGGATAATTTTAATACCTCCTATGGCTATAGTACACAAACGGATCGTTGGGTTTTTGCCAGTTTACAGCAGCGCTTTCTCAAGACTCCCTTATTTCGCTTATCGAAAATATGCATTGGTCCTTTCTATCATGTATTTCCCATGCACCGAGATTGTCATTATCAAAAACCCTTGGAGGCATTTATAGTGGCTGCCTCTGAGGTGGGCCTTATGACCTACTGGGAACGTGAAGCCTTTGCCGATGCTCTATATCTTGGTTACATTCATATGCTAACCGATAATGTTGTCTTTAAACCATTGCGTTTGAATTTTTTTCGTTCCATATTGCTTGTATGGTGGCTTGGTTTGATCATCAGTAGTgtgatattatgtttggagataaAGGGCATAGATTGGCCCAAAATCAAAAGTCTATGCTGGAAAGTATTCCAAgtgatcagagaaaaaattcacAAGTTCTGGAATGACCC
Encoded here:
- the LOC142239638 gene encoding uncharacterized protein LOC142239638 — translated: MALDSAIALLLLSSNASRIYNESIAKPQMINKTFVIELVRELYEVYKFESFVYYVSERLAYDTETWNDFFRGFWITFPTVPAQMMVTNEQSMKGFLDTQALCLILTTGIDDPIMTLSKNGMKRIRFFKTMFLYFPISNEGDEYLTHYREQNQLYENVQRIYAWIWRKQFTNTLLITVNNNVFVHDPYPTRHVVNVTSNWTRETFFQDYSVDFKGYVINSPIRYDLPRVFYMKGPRYGLGKKMPQISGVSGKLFMVFLDHINARFNRNSTDGHENDAVNVTETIHLIDKKHLEISMNSFTGIIGSNIGNSYPIGINDWCMMVPYRNESPAHLFLKKSFRKFSWFLMCFSVLYITLGVWLCSPPYSRDLGMSFLQGICSILLISPLRVLNVPTVRMRFIFVLLFIMGFFITNLYLTKMASFLTASPELPQINTVDDVVRDQLRIIITNYEYEIMLTKNFSADFMSLMVPVSKAEMDAHRDRFDTSYGYSIQTDRWDFLSLQQKFMHKPLFRLSEICMGPFYHIFPIQGDSHLARPLQRFIMTASQHGLMSHWNNEAFADAWYLDYVHLIVEHKSVVPLSMSFFRSILLVWWFGLILSGLVFCLEVKGLQEWQRLVRVWKRIKDIWSRI
- the LOC142239639 gene encoding uncharacterized protein LOC142239639; this translates as MSLNTTVALLLLASNASRMSDETIPKMVNSSFLIEVVASIHDLYNFENFVFFVSPYLAVDSKIAQDFLYGFLLHFPMVPRAMMVNTTWTMRGVMRTPCLCLILTTHEDDPIMEVAAQGMHGIRYYKTVFVLFPTYEIDEENNFVEEYIFSERIRVFYEWIWNVQFINSLLVTIDNMVFIQEPYPETRVINLTGNWSGHSFFIPYRNDFKGYVISTPIRHDFPRVFYLTRLPKGLKIPHRVSGVSGKLFISFVEHINATFAEYDTNHLETEPVELDRVIEMVNNKELEISLHTYTDMLKITAGNSYPIGINDWCIMVPFLNRSNEYSYLRKSFRSFSWILLCMAIIYVTLGIWLCCPPHERDVSLCLLQAISSMLNILPLRMFTLPNHRLRFLYLLLFIWGFFITNLYVSKMASYLTASPTKSQIDTVEDVIQAKLPIMIMSYEYEVLKAYNFSKEFLDLVVNASTKGEMDEHRDNFNTSYGYSTQTDRWVFASLQQRFLKTPLFRLSKICIGPFYHVFPMHRDCHYQKPLEAFIVAASEVGLMTYWEREAFADALYLGYIHMLTDNVVFKPLRLNFFRSILLVWWLGLIISSVILCLEIKGIDWPKIKSLCWKVFQVIREKIHKFWNDPTIIRMRR